The proteins below are encoded in one region of Aquisphaera giovannonii:
- a CDS encoding DUF1559 domain-containing protein: protein MLRLAQGGRPRPVRARRVPTRPARRRGFTLIELLVVIAIIAVLIALLLPAVQSAREAARRIQCTNNLKQIGLGLLNYESANGSFPPGALAYFLNGNINSPTFANNQGPSVHARMLNFVEQASLFNALNFSVPIFNEPVGDLMNSTVTLTQIQSFLCPSGPGPSWTIQGGDSVFDGLKAVGNSYFASVGSSLEFAAQQSGGPPNGPFPYVGTKGHITKLSEITDGTSNTLAFGEWKLGSGQLNVYSVQDVVFNGSFPAGTRRNDGTLNMPHPALVANFKPWLEQCGQLWRSGGGRHGKTPTLGESWAFGLTGYTMGNVLLPPNAKYPNCNAAASGIANPGVFGLSSYHPGGANILLFDGSVRFLKDTASDPTVWALGSIKQGEIISADSY, encoded by the coding sequence ATGCTCAGACTCGCGCAAGGAGGCCGGCCGCGTCCGGTCCGCGCCCGCCGCGTGCCCACGCGCCCCGCTCGCCGTCGTGGGTTCACGCTGATCGAGCTGCTGGTGGTGATCGCGATCATCGCCGTGCTCATTGCCCTGCTGCTCCCGGCCGTGCAGTCGGCCCGGGAAGCCGCGCGTCGGATCCAGTGCACCAACAACCTCAAGCAGATCGGACTGGGCCTCCTCAATTACGAGAGCGCGAACGGATCGTTCCCGCCGGGTGCCCTGGCCTACTTCCTCAACGGCAACATCAATTCGCCGACGTTCGCGAACAACCAGGGGCCGAGCGTCCACGCGCGGATGCTCAATTTCGTCGAGCAGGCGTCGCTCTTCAATGCGCTGAATTTCAGCGTACCGATCTTCAACGAGCCGGTCGGCGACCTGATGAATTCGACAGTCACGCTGACGCAGATCCAGTCCTTCCTGTGCCCGTCGGGCCCCGGGCCGAGCTGGACCATCCAGGGCGGCGACAGCGTGTTCGACGGGCTGAAGGCCGTGGGCAACAGCTACTTCGCCTCGGTCGGATCGAGCCTGGAGTTCGCGGCCCAGCAGTCCGGCGGGCCGCCGAACGGCCCGTTCCCCTACGTCGGCACGAAGGGGCACATCACCAAGCTCTCCGAGATCACGGACGGCACGAGCAACACGCTCGCCTTCGGCGAATGGAAGCTCGGCAGCGGCCAGCTCAACGTTTACTCGGTCCAGGATGTCGTCTTCAACGGCAGCTTCCCCGCGGGGACCAGGCGCAATGACGGGACGCTGAACATGCCCCACCCGGCGCTGGTCGCCAACTTCAAGCCCTGGCTGGAGCAGTGCGGCCAGTTGTGGCGGTCCGGCGGCGGCCGCCACGGCAAGACGCCGACGCTCGGGGAGTCGTGGGCGTTCGGATTGACCGGCTACACGATGGGCAACGTCCTGCTCCCGCCGAACGCCAAGTACCCCAACTGCAACGCCGCCGCCAGCGGCATCGCGAACCCCGGCGTGTTCGGGCTGAGCAGCTACCACCCGGGTGGCGCGAACATCCTGCTGTTCGACGGCTCGGTCCGGTTCCTCAAGGACACCGCCAGCGATCCGACGGTCTGGGCGCTCGGCTCGATCAAGCAGGGCGAGATCATCTCGGCCGACAGCTACTGA
- a CDS encoding YheT family hydrolase: MSIPLRATIDDRREAEAGVPPFEPPPWLRNAHAQTVAGRYLLRGDIRVPASRHEIDLGDGDRLCVLETIPPDWSRGDPAAMLVHGLGSCARAPYMARIAGRLAALGVRVARMNLRGAGDGFGLARGIYHAGRTGDVRLALAWLGSRAPGSPIALAGFSLGGNLALKLAGEAAVDPVPGLDCVLAANPPVDLAASAATITRPQNRLYDWNFTSWLRREVRRLHGRFPDLGRPDLRGVRSVRDFDQRYTAARNGFSCADDYYERSSARAWIARTTLPGLVVHAADDPFIPAESFAGVAFPRPLEFEMTRHGGHLGYLSRRPWHGDHRWLDVRFAAWLADRWGLPADRLDLSAPRRTRRITALPGVHTRHA, translated from the coding sequence ATGTCGATCCCCCTGCGAGCGACGATCGATGACCGACGGGAAGCCGAGGCCGGCGTGCCCCCCTTCGAGCCGCCCCCGTGGCTCCGCAACGCCCACGCGCAGACCGTGGCCGGGCGGTACCTGCTCCGGGGCGACATCCGCGTCCCGGCCTCCCGCCACGAGATCGATCTCGGGGACGGCGACCGGCTCTGCGTGCTCGAGACGATCCCGCCCGACTGGTCGCGCGGCGACCCCGCCGCGATGCTCGTCCACGGGCTGGGGAGCTGCGCGCGGGCGCCGTACATGGCGCGGATCGCCGGCCGCCTGGCGGCGTTGGGCGTGCGGGTCGCTCGCATGAACCTCCGCGGGGCCGGGGACGGCTTCGGCCTGGCCCGGGGGATCTACCACGCCGGCCGCACCGGGGACGTCCGCCTGGCGCTCGCCTGGCTGGGATCGCGGGCGCCCGGCTCGCCGATCGCGTTGGCCGGCTTCTCGCTCGGCGGGAACCTCGCCCTCAAGCTGGCCGGCGAGGCCGCGGTCGACCCCGTCCCGGGCCTCGACTGCGTCCTCGCCGCGAATCCTCCCGTGGACCTCGCGGCCAGCGCGGCGACGATCACCAGGCCCCAGAACCGGCTCTACGATTGGAACTTCACCTCGTGGCTCCGCAGGGAGGTCCGACGCCTCCACGGCCGCTTCCCGGACCTCGGCCGGCCGGACCTCCGGGGCGTCCGCTCCGTCCGCGACTTCGACCAGCGCTACACGGCCGCCCGCAACGGGTTCTCCTGCGCGGACGACTATTACGAGCGCAGCAGCGCGCGGGCGTGGATCGCGCGGACGACCCTGCCGGGCCTCGTCGTCCACGCCGCGGACGACCCCTTCATCCCCGCGGAGTCGTTCGCGGGGGTCGCCTTCCCGCGGCCGCTCGAGTTCGAGATGACGCGCCACGGCGGCCATCTCGGCTATCTCAGCCGACGGCCCTGGCACGGCGACCATCGCTGGCTCGACGTCCGATTCGCCGCCTGGCTGGCGGACCGCTGGGGCCTGCCCGCCGATCGCCTCGACCTCTCCGCCCCGCGGCGGACCCGCCGGATCACGGCCCTACCGGGAGTGCACACGCGCCATGCCTGA
- a CDS encoding B12-binding domain-containing radical SAM protein: MADIVIINPRFEKSYWGMEHALPFMGKSSNLPVACLPLLAALTPAEHSVTLIDETVEDIDWDRVAKADIVGVTGMSVQRFRMMEIIKELKERGCFVVVGGPWITVQEDYFEGLADVIFVGEAEDTWPRFLAEWKQGLHQYRYEQAEKTDMTRVPTPRFDMLKMNRYAFGSLQFSRGCPFQCEFCDIIVTFGRRPRIKTSAQVIAEFEAILASGQRIVFVVDDNLIGNKKAIKEVLREVVAWQERRGYPLSLFTEASIDLADDPELLDLMTRANFVATFIGIESPSEDALRETKKFQNVRSGGTLLEKVHRIQAAGMEVWCGMIMGFDSDDATIFDRQIEFVQASRIPFAMTGMLSAIPKTPLHDRLAAEGRLDLSDRPEFGTNIIPLQMTREELLEGYLRVLRELYDPVTYFERTDALFLDPDFDFGITKRRRWWRISPSWMQSEALCMARAIGLFARLMARVPDASLRALYRRHLGRFIKVHRRPGLVFTYVFHMAMHFHVWRLERDMASKEAHLVNSF, translated from the coding sequence ATGGCCGACATCGTGATCATCAATCCGCGGTTCGAGAAGTCCTACTGGGGCATGGAGCACGCGCTGCCCTTCATGGGCAAGTCGAGCAACCTGCCGGTGGCATGCCTGCCCTTGCTCGCCGCGCTGACGCCCGCGGAGCACTCCGTCACCCTGATCGACGAGACCGTCGAGGACATCGACTGGGACCGCGTCGCGAAGGCGGACATCGTCGGCGTGACGGGGATGAGCGTCCAGAGGTTCCGGATGATGGAGATCATCAAGGAGCTGAAGGAGCGGGGCTGCTTCGTCGTCGTGGGCGGGCCGTGGATCACCGTCCAGGAGGACTACTTCGAGGGGCTCGCCGACGTCATCTTCGTCGGCGAGGCGGAGGACACCTGGCCGAGGTTCCTGGCGGAGTGGAAGCAGGGCCTGCACCAGTATCGCTACGAGCAGGCCGAGAAGACCGACATGACGAGGGTCCCCACGCCCCGCTTCGACATGCTGAAGATGAATCGGTATGCCTTCGGCAGCCTCCAGTTCTCCCGCGGCTGCCCGTTCCAGTGCGAGTTCTGCGACATCATCGTCACCTTCGGCCGACGCCCGCGGATCAAGACCTCGGCGCAGGTGATCGCGGAATTCGAGGCCATCCTCGCGAGCGGCCAGCGGATCGTCTTCGTCGTGGACGACAACCTGATCGGCAACAAGAAGGCGATCAAGGAGGTGCTCCGCGAGGTGGTCGCCTGGCAGGAGCGTCGCGGCTATCCGCTGTCCCTGTTCACCGAGGCGTCGATCGACCTGGCGGACGACCCCGAGCTGCTGGACCTGATGACCCGGGCGAATTTCGTCGCCACGTTCATCGGCATCGAGAGCCCCAGCGAGGACGCCCTCCGCGAGACCAAGAAGTTCCAGAACGTCCGCTCCGGCGGCACCCTCCTGGAGAAGGTCCACCGCATCCAGGCGGCCGGCATGGAGGTCTGGTGCGGGATGATCATGGGCTTCGACAGCGACGACGCGACCATCTTCGACCGCCAGATCGAGTTCGTCCAGGCCAGCCGGATCCCGTTCGCCATGACCGGCATGCTCAGCGCGATCCCGAAGACGCCGCTCCACGACCGGCTCGCCGCCGAGGGGCGGCTCGACCTGTCGGATCGCCCGGAGTTCGGGACCAACATCATCCCGCTGCAGATGACCCGGGAGGAATTGCTGGAGGGCTACCTGCGCGTCCTCCGGGAGCTGTACGACCCCGTGACCTACTTCGAGCGAACCGACGCCCTGTTCCTGGATCCCGACTTCGATTTCGGGATCACGAAGAGGCGCCGATGGTGGCGGATCTCGCCGTCCTGGATGCAATCCGAGGCCCTCTGCATGGCCAGGGCCATCGGCCTCTTCGCGAGGCTCATGGCGAGGGTGCCCGACGCGAGCCTCCGCGCCCTCTACCGCCGGCACCTGGGGCGGTTCATCAAGGTGCACAGGCGTCCCGGTCTCGTCTTCACCTATGTGTTCCACATGGCGATGCATTTCCACGTCTGGAGGCTGGAACGGGACATGGCCTCCAAGGAGGCCCACCTGGTGAACTCGTTCTAG
- a CDS encoding PSD1 and planctomycete cytochrome C domain-containing protein, with protein MMRIPSHILAVSLLGLAPAAAGEPGPAPDAQRVEFFEKKIRPLLVDNCYNCHSANSGGKSGLRVDDRNGLVQGGDRGPAVVPGRPEESLLIQSVKHADDAPSMPPKKRLSDEQVADLTRWIKDGAAWPSAAVGVDLSKHDPKYDRLRAEHWAWQPLREAAPPAVRDAAWPRGDLDRFILAKLEEKGLRPVGDADKTALIRRASFDLTGLPPTPEEVSAFLADESPDAFAKVVDRLLASPAFGERWARHWLDVARYGESTGGSRNVPYPHSWRYRDYVIDAFTRDKPYDQFIREQVAGDLLPASSQAEKDAHAVATGFLAIGQKDVNQRFKVRFVMDNVDEQIDAVSRSFLAVTASCARCHDHKFDPIPQADYYALAGIFQSTDLCAGVRNKMGGGGLDYYDTSLLITLGKEVKAEEDPALAEKIAKATRAYEDARKEFQKIRGTPEGLAIQPNGRPKQFQFRQKMNKAQAELSALTDPAAKGNVAIGVRDAKQVADTEVRIRGEAEKLGPVVPRGFLSIPAVADAPKLNAKQSGRLELARWLSSPRNPLTSRVMANRVWQHLFDQGLVKTVDNFGVNGDIPSHPELLDYLAAGFVADGWSVKKLVRRIVLSRAYGLSSEARPENLNVDPANRLVWRHSPRRLSGEEIRDATLAADGTLSRSHPEGSAAKDLKVMELPNNGPLARTLAEKALASVDRSIYLPLLRGLTPTSLEVFDFAEQSMVTGSRDTTTVATQALYFLNDPFIRRHSLNLAERLLARAELDDDARVELAYRLTLGRGPTPREIERGRRFLAEYERSEAEAIAAGGEGSNGPSDTVVVDDNAATLAATGTNGGAGAGAAKPPIDPDQIIPTDAPVKEEVIRASTPRDAAWAGFCQAIFGSAEFRYVR; from the coding sequence ATGATGCGGATTCCGTCGCATATCCTGGCCGTCTCGCTCCTGGGCCTGGCCCCGGCGGCGGCCGGCGAACCGGGCCCCGCGCCCGACGCCCAGAGGGTCGAGTTCTTCGAGAAGAAGATCCGCCCCCTGCTGGTCGACAACTGCTACAACTGCCACTCGGCCAATTCCGGCGGCAAGAGCGGGCTGCGGGTCGACGACCGCAACGGGCTGGTGCAGGGCGGCGACCGCGGGCCGGCCGTCGTCCCGGGCAGGCCGGAGGAGAGCCTGCTGATCCAGTCCGTGAAGCATGCGGACGACGCGCCCAGCATGCCGCCCAAGAAGAGGCTCAGCGACGAGCAGGTCGCCGATCTCACGCGGTGGATCAAGGACGGGGCGGCCTGGCCATCGGCCGCCGTCGGGGTCGACTTGAGCAAGCACGACCCGAAGTATGACAGGCTCCGCGCCGAGCACTGGGCCTGGCAGCCTCTGCGAGAGGCGGCGCCCCCCGCCGTCCGCGACGCCGCCTGGCCGCGAGGCGACCTCGACCGCTTCATCCTTGCGAAGCTCGAAGAGAAGGGTCTCAGGCCGGTGGGCGACGCCGACAAGACGGCGCTGATCCGCCGCGCCTCGTTCGACCTGACCGGCCTGCCGCCGACCCCCGAGGAGGTCTCGGCCTTCCTCGCGGACGAGTCGCCCGACGCGTTCGCGAAGGTCGTCGATCGGCTCCTCGCGTCTCCGGCCTTCGGCGAACGGTGGGCGAGGCACTGGCTCGACGTCGCCCGCTACGGCGAGTCCACGGGCGGATCGCGCAACGTCCCCTATCCCCACTCGTGGCGGTATCGCGACTACGTCATCGACGCCTTCACGCGCGACAAGCCGTACGACCAGTTCATCCGCGAGCAGGTGGCCGGCGACCTCCTCCCCGCCTCCTCGCAGGCAGAGAAGGACGCGCACGCGGTGGCCACCGGCTTCCTGGCGATCGGCCAGAAGGACGTGAACCAGCGGTTCAAGGTCCGGTTCGTCATGGACAACGTCGACGAGCAGATCGACGCCGTGAGCCGGTCGTTCCTCGCCGTCACCGCGAGCTGCGCCCGCTGCCACGACCACAAGTTCGACCCGATCCCCCAGGCCGATTACTACGCCCTGGCCGGCATCTTCCAGAGCACCGACCTCTGCGCCGGCGTCCGGAACAAGATGGGGGGCGGCGGGCTCGACTATTACGACACGTCCCTACTCATCACGCTCGGCAAGGAGGTCAAGGCTGAAGAAGATCCCGCGCTCGCCGAGAAGATCGCAAAGGCGACCAGGGCGTACGAGGACGCCCGCAAGGAGTTCCAGAAGATCCGGGGCACCCCCGAGGGCCTGGCGATCCAGCCGAACGGCCGCCCGAAGCAGTTCCAGTTCCGGCAGAAGATGAACAAGGCCCAGGCCGAGCTGAGCGCGTTGACCGATCCCGCCGCGAAGGGCAACGTCGCGATCGGCGTGCGCGACGCCAAGCAGGTCGCCGACACCGAGGTCCGCATCCGGGGCGAGGCTGAGAAGCTCGGACCGGTCGTGCCGCGCGGGTTCCTCAGCATCCCGGCGGTCGCGGACGCCCCCAAGCTCAACGCGAAGCAGAGCGGCCGGCTCGAGCTGGCCCGGTGGCTGAGCAGCCCGAGGAACCCGCTCACGTCCCGCGTGATGGCCAATCGCGTTTGGCAGCACCTGTTCGACCAGGGCCTGGTCAAGACGGTCGACAACTTCGGCGTCAACGGCGACATCCCGTCCCATCCGGAGTTGCTCGACTATCTGGCCGCGGGCTTCGTCGCCGACGGCTGGTCGGTCAAGAAGCTGGTCCGGAGGATCGTCCTCAGCCGCGCCTACGGCCTGTCGTCGGAGGCACGTCCCGAGAACCTCAACGTCGACCCGGCCAACCGCCTCGTCTGGCGCCACTCCCCCCGGCGCCTGTCCGGCGAGGAGATCCGCGACGCGACGCTCGCGGCCGACGGCACGCTCAGCCGCTCGCACCCCGAGGGCTCGGCGGCGAAGGACCTGAAGGTCATGGAGCTGCCCAACAACGGCCCGCTCGCCCGGACGCTCGCCGAGAAGGCGCTCGCCAGCGTCGATCGCAGCATCTACCTCCCCCTGCTCCGCGGCCTCACGCCGACCTCGCTCGAAGTCTTCGACTTCGCCGAGCAGAGCATGGTCACGGGCAGCCGCGACACCACGACCGTCGCCACCCAGGCCCTCTACTTCTTGAACGATCCCTTCATCCGGCGACATTCGCTGAACCTGGCGGAACGGCTGCTCGCCCGAGCCGAGCTGGATGACGACGCCCGGGTCGAGCTTGCGTATCGCCTGACCCTCGGGCGCGGGCCGACTCCTCGCGAGATCGAGCGCGGACGCCGCTTCCTCGCCGAGTACGAGAGGAGCGAGGCCGAGGCGATCGCCGCGGGCGGTGAGGGATCGAATGGGCCGTCCGACACCGTCGTCGTGGACGACAACGCCGCGACCCTGGCGGCCACAGGGACGAACGGAGGGGCCGGGGCGGGCGCGGCCAAGCCGCCGATCGACCCGGATCAGATCATCCCCACGGACGCCCCCGTGAAGGAGGAGGTCATCCGCGCCTCCACCCCCCGCGACGCCGCGTGGGCGGGCTTCTGCCAGGCGATCTTCGGCAGCGCCGAATTCCGCTACGTCCGGTGA
- a CDS encoding acyl-CoA desaturase has translation MGAAFALLPSNFSWSAVAICLFLHWLTGGIGICLTYHRLLTHRSFTLRPRWLEYPLTIIGTMASEGGPIGWVADHRRHHAFSDDEHDTHTPLQGFFWAHMGWWMVVDDTSRHTAAYYKRWAPDLYKDPVLRWIDNYHILFPIALMGLLYAAGGWSWLVWGGFLRTILVLHTTWLVNSASHIWGYRTHATRDQSTNLWWVAALTYGEGWHNNHHAFQTSARHGLDWWELDPTYWVIKGFSYVGITGNIKLAKVQRKRAAADAEPALNGGTVQSIVDDPNQFVPADDPHQFASVES, from the coding sequence GTGGGCGCCGCCTTCGCGTTGCTGCCGTCCAATTTCTCCTGGAGCGCCGTGGCCATCTGCCTCTTCCTCCACTGGCTGACCGGCGGGATCGGCATCTGCCTCACGTATCACCGGCTGTTGACCCATCGCAGCTTCACGCTCAGGCCCAGGTGGCTGGAATACCCCCTGACGATCATCGGCACCATGGCCTCCGAGGGCGGGCCGATCGGCTGGGTCGCGGATCACCGCAGGCATCACGCATTCTCCGACGACGAGCATGACACCCACACCCCGCTGCAGGGCTTCTTCTGGGCCCACATGGGATGGTGGATGGTCGTCGACGACACGTCCCGTCATACCGCCGCCTACTACAAGCGGTGGGCCCCGGACCTGTACAAGGATCCGGTGCTGCGATGGATCGATAACTACCACATCCTCTTCCCGATCGCGCTGATGGGCCTGCTCTACGCCGCGGGCGGCTGGAGCTGGCTGGTCTGGGGCGGCTTCCTGCGGACGATCCTGGTCCTGCATACGACGTGGCTGGTGAACTCCGCGAGCCACATCTGGGGCTACCGGACGCACGCGACCCGGGACCAGTCCACGAACCTCTGGTGGGTCGCCGCGTTGACCTACGGGGAGGGCTGGCACAACAATCACCATGCCTTCCAGACCTCGGCCCGCCACGGGCTCGACTGGTGGGAGCTCGACCCGACGTACTGGGTGATCAAGGGGTTCTCCTACGTCGGCATAACCGGAAACATCAAGCTGGCGAAGGTCCAGCGGAAGCGGGCCGCGGCCGACGCCGAGCCGGCGCTCAACGGCGGAACGGTGCAGTCGATCGTCGATGATCCCAATCAGTTCGTCCCGGCCGACGATCCGCACCAGTTCGCCTCCGTCGAATCCTGA
- a CDS encoding DUF1501 domain-containing protein: MPDFPSLPIVGGLSRRQVLKNAGTGFGYLALAGLLGEGSPRAHAEGPAKPGPLSPKPPHFPARAKRIIFLFMSGAMSQMDTFDYKPTLQLSDGKVGPGGGTLTASKFKFARYGETGTWVSELYPHVARHVDKLCFLKGLHTDTPAHPEAVIQLHTGAAIASLTRPSLGAWLMYGLGTENQDIPGYITINPPANFGGAVNYGSAFLPAHFQGTKVSDAGYLPNLKAKSRESLQRKQVDLVQSMNRDLGSSPGAPDELDGVIASYEMAFRMQGKVPELLDISKEPQSVLDAYGVQPGPAGSFARQCLMARRLSEAGVRFVEVSQPGWDHHTNLHKGLISNSKATDQPTAALLADLDQRGLLDETLVLFGSEFGRLPTAQGVDGRDHNITGYPMWLAGAGVKPGFSFGASDEFGLNAVEGRMHTNDLHATILALMGLDHERLTYRYAGRDFRLTDVAGNVAKQIFA, from the coding sequence ATGCCCGATTTCCCCTCGCTCCCGATCGTCGGGGGCCTCTCTCGCCGGCAGGTGCTCAAGAACGCCGGGACAGGTTTCGGCTATCTCGCCCTCGCGGGGCTCCTCGGCGAGGGCTCGCCCAGGGCCCACGCCGAGGGCCCCGCGAAGCCCGGCCCGCTGTCGCCGAAGCCGCCGCATTTCCCGGCGAGAGCCAAGCGGATCATCTTCCTCTTCATGAGCGGCGCGATGTCGCAGATGGACACATTCGACTACAAGCCGACGCTCCAGTTGAGCGACGGCAAGGTCGGGCCCGGCGGCGGCACGCTGACCGCGTCGAAGTTCAAGTTCGCCCGGTACGGCGAGACCGGGACGTGGGTCTCCGAGCTCTATCCGCACGTGGCGCGGCACGTCGACAAACTGTGCTTCCTCAAGGGGCTGCACACCGACACCCCGGCGCACCCGGAGGCGGTGATCCAGCTCCACACCGGCGCGGCGATCGCCTCGCTGACGCGGCCGTCGCTCGGCGCCTGGCTGATGTACGGGCTGGGGACCGAGAATCAGGACATCCCTGGGTACATCACCATCAACCCGCCCGCCAACTTCGGCGGGGCGGTCAACTACGGCAGCGCGTTCCTGCCCGCCCATTTCCAGGGTACGAAGGTCAGCGACGCCGGCTACCTGCCCAACCTCAAGGCGAAGTCCCGCGAGTCGCTCCAGCGCAAGCAGGTCGACCTGGTCCAGTCGATGAACCGCGACCTGGGCTCATCGCCCGGCGCCCCCGACGAGCTCGACGGCGTGATCGCGTCGTACGAGATGGCGTTCAGGATGCAGGGCAAGGTCCCCGAGCTGCTGGACATCTCGAAGGAGCCACAGTCGGTGCTCGACGCGTACGGCGTGCAGCCCGGCCCGGCCGGCAGCTTCGCCCGCCAGTGCCTCATGGCCCGCCGGCTGAGCGAGGCCGGCGTCCGATTCGTCGAGGTCTCGCAGCCGGGTTGGGACCACCACACCAACCTGCACAAGGGCCTCATCAGCAACTCGAAGGCGACCGACCAGCCCACCGCCGCCCTGCTGGCGGACCTGGACCAGCGCGGGCTGCTGGACGAGACGCTCGTGCTGTTCGGGAGCGAGTTCGGCCGCCTGCCGACCGCGCAGGGCGTGGACGGGCGTGACCACAACATCACCGGCTACCCGATGTGGCTCGCCGGCGCCGGCGTCAAGCCGGGCTTCTCGTTCGGGGCCTCGGACGAGTTCGGCCTCAACGCCGTCGAGGGCCGAATGCACACCAACGACCTCCACGCCACGATCCTCGCCCTGATGGGCCTGGACCACGAGCGCCTGACCTACCGCTACGCCGGCCGCGACTTCCGCCTCACCGACGTCGCCGGCAACGTCGCCAAGCAGATCTTCGCCTGA
- a CDS encoding DUF6807 domain-containing protein, translated as MMTALLLLLATSSLGPEPTSGTTWRQTDRSLALVTDGCVVWQFNLEDNRKPCFHPLTIGGGPSFTDFRPKDHPWHRALWFSWKEINKVTYWDEDPTTGRSPGVTEVTGVTFTPNRDNSARIALEASYHPPGQPAVLTEHRELAVSAPETSGAYHIDWQSRFTAGASDVVLDRTPIQGEPNGASWGGYAGLSLRLSPTLKTWQFSDRDGPVKALWKRATWMAFSGSVDGGKSASIVVLEHPSSFRHPTPWYLISDMPYFSPAVIYLGPHTLAAGQSLNLRYRILLQPQAANAVAIEAAWRKYASEP; from the coding sequence ATGATGACCGCTCTACTACTGTTGCTCGCGACGTCAAGCCTCGGGCCCGAGCCGACCTCAGGTACGACCTGGAGGCAGACCGACCGATCGCTCGCGCTCGTGACGGATGGATGCGTCGTCTGGCAGTTCAACCTCGAGGACAACCGCAAGCCCTGCTTCCACCCGCTCACGATCGGGGGCGGCCCGAGCTTCACCGATTTCCGGCCGAAGGACCATCCGTGGCACCGGGCACTCTGGTTCTCGTGGAAGGAGATCAACAAGGTCACCTACTGGGATGAGGACCCCACCACGGGGCGATCGCCCGGGGTGACCGAAGTGACCGGAGTGACGTTCACTCCGAACCGCGACAACTCCGCGCGGATTGCGCTCGAAGCGAGCTACCATCCGCCGGGCCAACCGGCCGTGCTCACCGAGCACCGGGAGCTCGCCGTGTCGGCTCCGGAGACCTCCGGCGCGTACCACATCGACTGGCAGAGCCGATTCACCGCCGGCGCGTCCGACGTCGTCCTGGACCGCACGCCGATCCAGGGAGAGCCCAACGGCGCGAGCTGGGGCGGCTACGCCGGGCTCTCCTTGCGGCTTTCTCCCACGCTCAAGACGTGGCAATTCTCCGACCGGGACGGCCCGGTGAAGGCCCTGTGGAAGCGGGCCACCTGGATGGCATTCTCCGGCTCGGTCGACGGGGGCAAGTCGGCCTCGATCGTCGTGCTCGAACATCCTTCGAGCTTCCGCCACCCGACGCCCTGGTACCTGATCTCAGACATGCCCTACTTCAGCCCCGCCGTGATCTACCTCGGCCCGCACACCCTGGCCGCCGGGCAATCACTGAACCTCCGCTACCGCATCCTACTCCAGCCCCAGGCCGCGAACGCCGTGGCCATCGAGGCCGCCTGGCGGAAGTACGCGAGCGAACCGTAA
- the hflK gene encoding FtsH protease activity modulator HflK, with translation MESFDDYVRRMRGRRGPSEPWQKLLVYIPWGIGLLLILGLLFDGSYTVAPHEQAVVLRFGRYRATVAPGLHVKLPVIDQVMKVSVEEHGLRLPLGSPSSGENAPGSVEGSRPLEEETLMLTGDLNTASVEWTIAWRVTEPSDYLFRFPRDVGDEGANAFASELITFVARTVMNRLVGDYSFDEVIGPKRSDIANEARAGMQHILDEYRCGITVTALQMQRVVPPDLVKPAFDRVNASIQEKQKLENEAEAQRNKLLPEAKAARDKLIREAEGYASRRRAESQGEIEALLAKHRAYQRAPELTRQRLYLEAMQDLLIGIKDKTIIDGDLKQLLPLLNLNTKGGRDQ, from the coding sequence ATGGAGTCCTTCGACGACTACGTCCGCCGGATGCGGGGACGCCGCGGGCCCAGCGAGCCCTGGCAGAAGCTCCTCGTGTACATCCCGTGGGGCATCGGCCTGCTCCTGATCCTCGGCCTTCTCTTCGACGGCTCCTACACCGTGGCGCCCCATGAGCAGGCCGTCGTCCTGCGGTTCGGCAGGTACCGCGCGACGGTGGCACCCGGCCTCCACGTGAAGCTACCGGTGATCGACCAGGTGATGAAGGTCAGCGTGGAGGAGCACGGCCTCCGGCTACCCCTCGGCTCGCCGTCCTCCGGCGAGAACGCGCCGGGCAGCGTCGAGGGCTCACGCCCGCTCGAGGAGGAGACGCTCATGCTCACCGGCGACCTGAACACGGCGTCGGTCGAGTGGACGATCGCCTGGCGGGTGACCGAGCCGTCGGACTACCTCTTCCGGTTCCCCCGGGACGTCGGCGACGAGGGAGCGAACGCGTTCGCCTCCGAGCTGATCACGTTCGTCGCCCGCACGGTCATGAACCGGCTGGTCGGGGACTACTCGTTCGACGAGGTCATCGGCCCCAAGCGGAGCGACATCGCCAACGAGGCGAGGGCCGGCATGCAGCACATCCTGGACGAGTACCGTTGCGGCATCACGGTCACCGCCCTCCAGATGCAGCGCGTGGTGCCGCCCGATCTCGTCAAGCCGGCCTTCGACCGCGTGAACGCCTCGATCCAGGAGAAGCAGAAGCTGGAGAACGAGGCGGAGGCCCAGCGGAACAAGCTGCTGCCCGAGGCGAAGGCCGCCCGCGACAAGCTGATCCGCGAGGCCGAGGGCTACGCGTCCCGCCGCCGCGCCGAGTCCCAGGGCGAGATCGAGGCCCTCCTCGCCAAGCACCGGGCCTACCAGCGTGCCCCGGAGCTAACCCGCCAGCGGCTCTACCTGGAGGCCATGCAGGACCTGCTCATCGGCATCAAGGACAAGACGATCATCGACGGCGACCTGAAGCAGCTCCTGCCGCTCCTGAACCTGAATACGAAGGGGGGACGCGACCAATGA